The Halorubrum salinarum genome segment GGGGGAAGGCGCTCTCGTCGACGGAGGGCGCGTTGAGCGCGGTCAGCACGGGCTCGTCGTCGAACGCCGCCAGCACCGCCTCCGCGGTGTCGACCGCGACGTTCTCCTGGGCGGCCTCCGTCGAGGCGCCGAGGTGGGGCGTCAAGACGATCTCCTCGACGTCGAGCAGCGGCGAGTCCTCGGGGAGCGGCTCCTCCGCGAAGGAGTCGAGCGCGGCGCCCGCGAGGACGCCGTCGTCGACCGCCGCGGCGAGCGCGTCCTCGTCGACGATGCCGCCGCGCGCGCAGTTGATGAGGTAGCCGCCCTCCAGCTGGGCCAGCTCGGCCTCCCCGATCATCCCTTCGGTCTCCGGGAGGAGGGGGGTGTGGATCGTCGCGAAGTCGCCCGCGGCGAGCGCGTCGTGGAGGTCCTCGACGAGTTCGGCGCCCATCCGGTCGGCGCGCTCCTCGGATATGTACGGGTCGTAGACGACCAGGTCCATCCCGAGCGAGTCGAGGCGCTTTGCGACCTCCTGACCGACCCGACCGAGGCCGACGATGGTGAGCGTCTTGTTGTTCACCTCGGTGCCGAGGAACTCGCCTTTCGCCCACTCGCCGCCGACGAGGCGGCCGTGCGCCTGCGGGATCGAGCGCGCGACGGCGAACGTCATCGCGACGGTGTGCTCGGCGGCGGCGCGGACGTTGCCCTCGGGCGCGTTCGCGACGATGACGCCGTGGTCGGTGGCGGCCTCGATGTCGATGTTGTCGACCCCGATGCCGGCGCGGCCGACGATGACGAGGTCGCTCGCGGCCTCGAAGACGGCCTCGCTCACGTCCGTCCCGGACCGGACGATCAGCGCGTTGGCGTCGGCGACGGCGTCGAGCAGCTCGTCGCCCTCGGCCTCGTAGTCGGTGACGACCTCGTGGCCGGCGTCTCTGAGTCGGTCCAACCCCGCGTCCGCGATGGGGTCGGTCACGAGTACCTTCATGTCGAAACGCACCCGCGGCGCGGGGTTAACGCTTTCCGAATCGCGCCGTTTTGCCGCCCGGTCGGATCCGCGTACGTGGACATCGACCCCTACGTTTCCGGTGGAGAATACGCGTTCGTGGGTACCGATCGCGTCGGTACTCCCTTTTATACCCGCCCGCATGAGACCGTATGGACCTCACGATCGCGTTCGTCGGCGTCGGCGCCATCCTCGTGTTGACCGCCGTGAGCGCCTTCTTCTCCAGTTCCGAGCTCGCGGTGTTCTCCGTCCCCACCCACCGGATCGAATCGCTCGTCGCGACGGACGCCCCGGGCGCCCGGGCGCTGTCGGCGCTGCGCGACGACTCGCACCGCTTCCTCGTCACGGCGCTGGTGAGCAACAACGTCGCCAACATCGCGGCCGCGTCGGTCGCGACCGCGGTGTTCGTCCGGTTCGGCTTCTCCGGCGGCGAGGCCGCCACGGGGTCGACGCTCGTGACCTCGGTGTTCGTCATCGTCTTCGGCGAGATCGCGCCGAAGTCGTACGCGGTCGCGAACGCAGAGAAGCACGCGCTCCGCGTCTCGCGGATCGTCGTCGCGATCCAGCGCGTGCTCCGACCGGTGCTGTACGTGTTCGAGGCGCTGTCGGGCGTCGTCAACCGGGTCACGGGCGGCGAGTCGGACATCGAGTCGTACCTCACCCGCGAGGAGATCGCGACGCTCGTGCGCTCCGGCGAGGCCGCGGGCGCGCTCGACCCCGACGAGGGCGCGATGATCCGCGGCGTCCTCGATCTGGAGACCACGACCGTCGCCGCGGTGATGGTCCCCCGCACCGACGTGGTCTCGCTCCCGCGGACGGCGACCCCGTCGGACGCGCTCTCGACGGCCGCGAGCGAGGGCGTCACCCGGATGCCCGTCTACGGCGAGAACCGCGACGACGTGGTCGGCGTCGTCGACGTGCGCGACGCGATCCGCGCCGACGCGGCGGGCGCCGACCTCGCGAGCGCGCTCAGCGAGCCGGCGTTCGTCCCCGAGACGAAGCCCCTCGACGAGCTGTTCGCGGAGATGCGCGCCAGCGAGGCGCGGATGGTGATCGTCGTCGACGAGCACGGCGCGGTCGTCGGGATCGCGACGCTGGAGGACCTCTTCGAGGAGGTCGTCGGCGAGCTGGTCGGGCGGTGGGAGACCGACGCCGTCGCCGTCGTCGCGCCCGACGCGGCGGTCGTCCGCGGCTGGACGACCGTCTCGCACCTCAACGAGACGCTCGGGCTCGCGCTCCCCGCGGACGCGGGCGCCGAGACCGTCGCGGGGCTCGTCACCCGACAGCTCGGGCGGCTGCCCCGGGAGGGCGACCGCGTCGCCGTCGGCGCCGTCACGCTCGCCGTCACCGGGGCGACCGCGACGCGGGTCACGCGCATCCGGGTGGAACACGCGGACGAGAACGGGTTCGCGCAGGATGCGCCCGACGGCGGCGCGGCCGAGACGGCGTGACCGTCGCCGCGTCAGCCCACGCGGCAACCGCGCACACGTAACCCAACATACATGAGTCTCCGACGGGTCTCGGGTGGTAGTTTCCGATCATGGTGAGCCGCTGGGCGTGTGGCCGATGCGGGTTCGTCGCGTGGACGCGGGAGCGGTCGGCGATGGCCGAGGTGACGGGATCGCACCTGCTCGCGCACCACTCCGACGCGCTCTCGAAGTCCGACTTCCGCGTGAGCTGGAACTGCCCGTACTGCGCCACGGCCAAGACCGCTTACGACACCGACGAGGCCGTCGCCGAGTTCAAGTCGCACCTCCACGACCACGTGGTTGACCGGATCGAAGACGGGGTTCACGTGGCGGACCGGATCGGCTGGGACGGCGTCGTCCGGGTCGACGCGGCGGCGACCGACGACGAGGCCGACGCGCTCCGGGCGCACTTCCACGACGCGGCCGGGATCGCGGTGGCCGTGACTCCCACGCCGGAGCGGCTGGTCCGCGCGCTCGACGAGCGGCTCGACTCGTGGCCCCGCCGGACGGTGATCGTCTCGACCGGCGAGTACGACTTCGAGGCGACGCCCGACGTCGACTTCGAGGGCGTCGACATCGAGATCGTCGAGCTCGACCCGCGGCTCTCGCCCGACGAGGTCGGCGAGACCGTCTCGCGCATCCTCGACGCCAACCACGAGCCCGGCGAGCGCGTGTCGCTCGAGGTGAGCGTCTTCCACCAGATCGTCGCCGCCTTCGACGTCGAGCGCGCGGTCGAGTTCGTCCGGATGCTCGCCGCGCGCCTCGCCGACGCCGGCGGGGTGTTACAGCTGTACGTCGACGCCGACGCGGACCGCAACGTCGCCACCGTCCTGAACCTCCTCGACGAGACGATCGACCTGACCGTCGCCGTCGACGACGGGCGGTTCGTCCGGCGGCCCTGACCGCCGGCGGCGGCCGCCGACCGGCCGCCGTCTGCCGCGCGGTTCTACTCCTCGTAGCGCTCCGTGTAGTCCGCGGGCCAGCGGACGTACACGTACTCGACGTGGCGGTCCGCCGCCGTCTCGACGACCGACCGCTTGAACCGCCGCAGCACGGCGCGTGCGCGTTCCCTGGCGGCCTCGGAAGCGCTCCCGTCGCTCGCGAGCGCCCGGAGCTCGCGCTCCACGTCGAGGCCGAGCGGCGGTTCGGCGGGGCCCTCGGGACGCCCCGCGTCGGCCGCGTCCACCGAGACGACCCGGGGCAGGTACGCGGCGGCGAGGTCCGCCACCAGGCGGTCGCGGTGGTCGAGCGCGTCGATCAGCCACTCGACCGCGGCCGACCGGTCGGCAGCGGCCGGGTCCGCGGCCTCGAGGAGTTCGCAGTACAGCCACGCCGCGTGCCGGCGCGCGTCCGCCCCGACGCGGTCCGGCGGCCCTCCGCCCGTCCGCCCGCCTTCTCCCGCTCGGTCGGCCGCGGTCCGCTCCGCGGCGACCGCGCGAAACGACGCGAGCAGCCCGTCGGCCTCGAAGGGGCGCTCGCTCAGGAGCCGGTCGCGGATGTCGCCCGCGGGTACGGCGCCCGCCTCGGCGATCACGGCGGCGATCGACGCCGCGGCCGCCCGGCGCACCCGCTCCGAGGGGTCCCGCAGCGACCCGAGCAGCACGCCGGCGGCGTCGCGCCGGTCGAGGTCCGCAAACCCGTCGACGACGGCGAG includes the following:
- the serA gene encoding phosphoglycerate dehydrogenase; this translates as MKVLVTDPIADAGLDRLRDAGHEVVTDYEAEGDELLDAVADANALIVRSGTDVSEAVFEAASDLVIVGRAGIGVDNIDIEAATDHGVIVANAPEGNVRAAAEHTVAMTFAVARSIPQAHGRLVGGEWAKGEFLGTEVNNKTLTIVGLGRVGQEVAKRLDSLGMDLVVYDPYISEERADRMGAELVEDLHDALAAGDFATIHTPLLPETEGMIGEAELAQLEGGYLINCARGGIVDEDALAAAVDDGVLAGAALDSFAEEPLPEDSPLLDVEEIVLTPHLGASTEAAQENVAVDTAEAVLAAFDDEPVLTALNAPSVDESAFPRIEPYIDVAETAGKVAAQLLDGRITEVEATYEGDIAAEDVDLVTASALKGVFEPLEWQVNAVNAPRLAEERGIEVTESKTRQTDDFQSLVRVTVRNGDDEIAVEGTLFAGEDARIVRIDGFRVDAVPYGHMLVARNTDEPGVIGLIGTVLGDHGVNIAGMFNGRETQGGEALTVYNLDSAVPDAAIEELLADDRVVEITEITLDGADERADE
- a CDS encoding hemolysin family protein — encoded protein: MDLTIAFVGVGAILVLTAVSAFFSSSELAVFSVPTHRIESLVATDAPGARALSALRDDSHRFLVTALVSNNVANIAAASVATAVFVRFGFSGGEAATGSTLVTSVFVIVFGEIAPKSYAVANAEKHALRVSRIVVAIQRVLRPVLYVFEALSGVVNRVTGGESDIESYLTREEIATLVRSGEAAGALDPDEGAMIRGVLDLETTTVAAVMVPRTDVVSLPRTATPSDALSTAASEGVTRMPVYGENRDDVVGVVDVRDAIRADAAGADLASALSEPAFVPETKPLDELFAEMRASEARMVIVVDEHGAVVGIATLEDLFEEVVGELVGRWETDAVAVVAPDAAVVRGWTTVSHLNETLGLALPADAGAETVAGLVTRQLGRLPREGDRVAVGAVTLAVTGATATRVTRIRVEHADENGFAQDAPDGGAAETA
- a CDS encoding DUF7504 family protein — translated: MVSRWACGRCGFVAWTRERSAMAEVTGSHLLAHHSDALSKSDFRVSWNCPYCATAKTAYDTDEAVAEFKSHLHDHVVDRIEDGVHVADRIGWDGVVRVDAAATDDEADALRAHFHDAAGIAVAVTPTPERLVRALDERLDSWPRRTVIVSTGEYDFEATPDVDFEGVDIEIVELDPRLSPDEVGETVSRILDANHEPGERVSLEVSVFHQIVAAFDVERAVEFVRMLAARLADAGGVLQLYVDADADRNVATVLNLLDETIDLTVAVDDGRFVRRP
- a CDS encoding HEAT repeat domain-containing protein, which codes for MDDASRTGERSGAEDSGGAGRDRRDDGGPAAVTRLNPRRFDAAARREAAEALGNPSASMSADEGRIVDALFETALDDPDDAVRAAAIESLYFHGDDHVDRVARRIAERGAAGDADGEGREAGAVAAFSRWLDRDRAAYRMVAATGLAAAGGEDAAPRLREAFDDDDARVRARAVSGYARAGGEAVEAVRPLVTEPNELVRGAAVDALVAMDTDDAVELLARAARRGSERLRLAVVDGFADLDRRDAAGVLLGSLRDPSERVRRAAAASIAAVIAEAGAVPAGDIRDRLLSERPFEADGLLASFRAVAAERTAADRAGEGGRTGGGPPDRVGADARRHAAWLYCELLEAADPAAADRSAAVEWLIDALDHRDRLVADLAAAYLPRVVSVDAADAGRPEGPAEPPLGLDVERELRALASDGSASEAARERARAVLRRFKRSVVETAADRHVEYVYVRWPADYTERYEE